One Ethanoligenens harbinense YUAN-3 genomic window carries:
- a CDS encoding P27 family phage terminase small subunit — protein MPTKSNNTGGRGGRRPGAGRKKTAVKEKYENGNPGGRKLEVLDIPDTEGEDMPEPHEFLSARQHDGSTLEAADIYRETWEWLDKLGVAKAVSPQLLERYAMCSARWIQCEEMTTKLGYLSKHPTTGKPIPSPFINIGINYMNQANRLWDEIFQIVKENCSTEYGGANPQDDVMERLLRARKGM, from the coding sequence ATGCCTACAAAATCGAATAACACTGGCGGTCGCGGCGGCAGACGTCCCGGCGCTGGCCGGAAGAAAACCGCCGTCAAGGAGAAATACGAAAACGGGAATCCGGGCGGACGAAAGCTCGAAGTGCTCGACATCCCAGACACCGAGGGCGAGGACATGCCGGAACCGCACGAGTTCCTCTCGGCTCGGCAGCATGACGGCTCCACTCTGGAGGCCGCCGACATCTACCGCGAGACTTGGGAATGGCTCGACAAGCTCGGCGTCGCAAAAGCCGTATCACCGCAGCTGCTGGAACGGTATGCGATGTGCTCCGCGAGATGGATTCAGTGCGAGGAAATGACGACCAAGCTCGGATATTTGAGCAAGCATCCGACGACCGGAAAGCCGATCCCGTCGCCGTTCATCAATATCGGCATCAACTACATGAATCAGGCGAACCGCCTGTGGGACGAGATCTTCCAGATCGTGAAGGAGAACTGCTCCACCGAGTATGGCGGCGCGAATCCGCAGGACGACGTGATGGAGAGACTGCTTCGTGCCAGAAAGGGAATGTAA
- a CDS encoding HNH endonuclease, translating to MKLKIVCDWCGREFFRDSAQLKGKKHHFCSRQCLADFSSKAKNPDGYASLKDFTNISQHITKLNEELNPDRMTPETKEKLRESRLGKGRCDGYSKIHGLAAHRVVAEQMLGRSLMPGEVVHHRDGNRYNNSPENLVVFPSQSAHAHHHSELRWFIKQIKEMEAEENAKTK from the coding sequence ATGAAATTGAAAATAGTCTGTGATTGGTGCGGACGTGAATTCTTCCGAGATTCAGCCCAGCTTAAAGGCAAGAAGCACCACTTCTGCAGCAGACAATGCCTCGCGGATTTCAGCAGCAAAGCGAAGAACCCAGACGGCTATGCCAGCCTCAAGGACTTCACTAACATAAGCCAGCACATAACAAAGCTAAACGAGGAACTCAACCCGGATCGTATGACGCCTGAGACCAAGGAGAAACTCAGAGAATCCCGCCTCGGAAAAGGCAGATGCGACGGTTATTCCAAAATCCATGGACTCGCCGCACATCGCGTCGTAGCTGAACAGATGCTTGGAAGGTCATTGATGCCCGGAGAAGTCGTACACCATCGTGACGGAAACCGATACAACAATTCTCCCGAGAATCTGGTCGTTTTTCCGTCGCAAAGTGCACACGCTCACCACCACAGCGAATTGAGATGGTTCATCAAGCAGATAAAAGAAATGGAGGCCGAAGAAAATGCAAAAACTAAGTGA
- a CDS encoding DNA polymerase, translating to MKTISIDIETFSDVDLGKCGVYRYCSSPAFEILLFGYSVDGGPVKVVDLACGEKIPEDILDALTDDTVLKWAFNANFERVCLSRYLRDMGRGLDPFHDNHPLSLEHARFLNPEGWRCSMVWAATMGLPLSLKGVGAVLQLADQKMDEGKALIKYFSVPCAPTKANGGRTRNLPSDDPGKWATFKKYNQRDVEVEMMIQRKLRSFPVPDFVWDEYHIDQEINDRGVRIDMDLVEKAIDMDTRSRSELTEKMQAITNLENPNSVQQMKQWLSDNGMEVDSLGKKAVTALLKTAPPELTEVLELRQQLAKSSVKKYQTMQRAVCSDSRARGMFMFYGANRTGRWAGRLIQLQNLPQNHLPDLDAARALVKSGDYEAVKMIYEDVPDTLSQLIRTAFIPKDGCRFYVADFSAIEARVIAWYAGEKWKSDAFANGEDIYCSTARRMFHKPVVKHGVNGELRAKGKIAELACGYGGSTGALKAMGALEMGLSEDELPDIVSSWRDANQQIVKFWWDVDKAVMAAVKNHKTTRLGRLAFFWQAGMLFITLPSGRNLAYVKPKVGMNRFGGECITYEGVGGTKKWERLESYGPKFVENIVQATSRDILCNSMKMLRHCDVCMHIHDELVIEADPRVSLDTLCEQMGRVPAWADGLVLRADGYVCDFYKKD from the coding sequence GTGAAGACAATCAGCATAGATATCGAGACGTTCAGCGACGTCGATCTTGGCAAATGCGGCGTTTATCGCTATTGCAGTTCGCCTGCCTTCGAGATTCTCCTGTTCGGCTACAGCGTGGACGGAGGCCCGGTTAAAGTCGTCGACCTTGCCTGCGGTGAAAAGATCCCGGAGGACATCCTCGACGCGCTGACCGATGACACGGTTCTCAAATGGGCATTTAACGCAAACTTCGAACGCGTCTGCCTGTCGCGCTACCTGCGGGACATGGGCCGGGGCCTTGACCCGTTCCATGACAATCATCCGCTGTCATTGGAGCATGCCCGGTTCCTGAATCCGGAGGGCTGGCGCTGCTCGATGGTCTGGGCGGCGACAATGGGACTCCCTCTCAGCTTGAAAGGCGTCGGCGCAGTCCTGCAGCTTGCCGACCAGAAGATGGATGAAGGCAAGGCCCTCATCAAATACTTCTCCGTCCCCTGCGCACCCACCAAGGCGAACGGCGGACGCACTCGGAACCTGCCATCGGATGATCCCGGCAAATGGGCGACATTCAAGAAGTACAACCAGCGCGACGTCGAGGTCGAGATGATGATCCAAAGGAAACTGCGGAGCTTCCCGGTGCCGGACTTCGTGTGGGACGAGTACCACATCGACCAGGAGATCAACGACCGAGGCGTGCGCATCGACATGGATCTCGTGGAGAAGGCCATCGACATGGACACCCGCTCCCGCAGCGAGCTGACAGAGAAGATGCAGGCGATTACGAATCTGGAGAATCCGAACAGCGTCCAGCAGATGAAGCAGTGGCTCTCCGACAACGGCATGGAGGTCGACAGCCTCGGCAAAAAAGCAGTGACAGCCCTGCTCAAAACCGCGCCACCTGAACTCACCGAAGTGCTGGAACTCCGGCAGCAGCTTGCGAAATCCAGCGTGAAGAAATACCAGACCATGCAGCGCGCCGTATGCTCCGATAGCCGTGCTCGCGGCATGTTCATGTTCTACGGCGCGAATCGCACAGGCCGCTGGGCCGGACGGCTCATCCAGCTTCAGAATCTGCCGCAGAACCATCTGCCTGACCTGGATGCTGCAAGGGCGCTTGTGAAGTCCGGCGACTACGAGGCCGTGAAGATGATCTACGAGGATGTCCCGGACACACTCAGCCAGCTTATCCGCACTGCCTTCATTCCGAAGGACGGCTGCCGGTTCTACGTGGCGGACTTCTCCGCCATCGAGGCACGCGTCATCGCATGGTACGCAGGCGAAAAATGGAAGTCCGACGCGTTCGCGAACGGCGAGGACATCTACTGCTCGACGGCAAGACGCATGTTCCACAAGCCGGTCGTCAAGCACGGCGTAAACGGCGAGCTTCGCGCCAAGGGCAAGATCGCTGAACTGGCGTGCGGCTACGGCGGCTCGACCGGCGCTTTGAAGGCGATGGGCGCACTCGAAATGGGCCTGTCGGAGGATGAGCTTCCGGACATCGTCTCCTCATGGCGTGACGCGAACCAGCAGATCGTGAAGTTCTGGTGGGACGTCGACAAGGCCGTCATGGCTGCCGTGAAAAACCACAAAACCACCCGGCTCGGCAGGCTCGCCTTCTTCTGGCAGGCGGGCATGCTGTTCATCACCCTGCCCTCCGGGCGGAACCTCGCCTATGTGAAGCCGAAGGTCGGCATGAACCGTTTCGGCGGCGAGTGCATCACCTATGAGGGCGTGGGCGGCACGAAGAAATGGGAACGCCTCGAATCGTACGGCCCGAAGTTCGTGGAGAACATCGTGCAGGCCACAAGCCGCGACATTCTGTGCAATTCGATGAAGATGCTCCGTCATTGCGACGTCTGCATGCATATCCACGACGAGCTGGTTATCGAAGCCGATCCGCGCGTATCGCTTGACACCTTGTGCGAGCAGATGGGACGCGTCCCTGCGTGGGCGGACGGTCTGGTGCTCCGCGCGGACGGTTACGTCTGCGATTTCTATAAGAAAGACTGA
- a CDS encoding SNF2-related protein produces the protein MQKLSDLHSYQKYCVSYIETHNTAAIFLDCGLGKTIITLTAAVDLLFDSFEVSRILVVAPLRVARDTWPAEIRKWEHLSGLTYAVAVGTARERKAALMQQADITIINRENLGWLIDDSGIPFTYDMVVLDELSSFKNHKSKRFRALMKVRPKVKRIIGLTGTPSSNGLMDLWAEFKVLDKGERLGRFITQYRTAYFMPDKRNGEIIYSYKPLPYAEDAIYRKISDITISMKSTDHLKMPELISTQYEVQLSAEERKRYEELKNDLVLELHGDEITAANAATLTGKLSQLANGAIYSDDGKIIEFHDRKLDALEDIIEAANGKPLLVAYWFRHDLERIRRRFDVREIKSSQDIDDWNAGNIPVAVIHPASAGHGLNLQSGGSTLVWFGLTWSLELYQQTNARLWRQGQKSRTVVIQHIVTASTIDGQILNALKHKDKTQSALIAAVKAVMR, from the coding sequence ATGCAAAAACTAAGTGACCTTCATTCCTACCAGAAATACTGCGTCTCCTATATCGAGACTCACAACACAGCTGCCATCTTCCTTGATTGCGGTCTTGGGAAAACCATCATCACGCTGACTGCTGCCGTCGACCTTCTGTTTGACAGCTTCGAGGTCAGCCGGATTCTCGTAGTCGCGCCTCTTCGAGTGGCCCGCGACACCTGGCCCGCTGAAATCAGGAAATGGGAGCACCTCTCCGGTCTCACCTACGCCGTTGCAGTCGGAACCGCACGGGAACGCAAGGCGGCACTCATGCAACAGGCGGATATTACGATCATCAACCGGGAGAACCTTGGATGGCTGATCGACGACTCCGGCATTCCCTTCACCTACGACATGGTGGTATTGGACGAGCTCTCCTCCTTCAAGAACCACAAGTCAAAGCGGTTCCGCGCCCTGATGAAGGTCAGGCCCAAGGTGAAGCGGATCATCGGCCTCACCGGCACGCCATCAAGCAACGGATTGATGGATCTGTGGGCGGAGTTCAAGGTGCTGGACAAGGGAGAACGTCTCGGACGCTTCATCACCCAGTACCGGACGGCCTACTTCATGCCCGACAAGCGCAACGGCGAGATCATCTACTCCTACAAGCCGCTGCCGTATGCAGAGGACGCGATCTACCGGAAAATCTCGGATATCACGATTTCCATGAAGTCGACCGATCATCTGAAGATGCCGGAGCTCATCTCCACGCAGTACGAGGTGCAGCTGTCCGCCGAGGAGCGCAAACGGTACGAGGAGCTGAAGAACGATCTGGTGCTGGAACTTCACGGCGACGAGATCACCGCAGCGAACGCGGCAACGCTTACCGGGAAGCTCTCTCAGCTTGCAAACGGCGCGATCTACTCCGACGACGGGAAGATCATCGAATTCCATGACCGGAAGCTCGACGCCTTGGAGGACATCATCGAGGCCGCGAACGGGAAGCCGCTGCTTGTCGCCTACTGGTTCCGGCACGATCTGGAGAGAATCCGCAGACGGTTCGACGTCCGGGAGATCAAGTCGTCGCAGGACATCGATGACTGGAATGCGGGCAATATTCCTGTAGCAGTCATCCACCCGGCCTCCGCCGGTCACGGGCTCAACCTGCAGTCCGGCGGATCGACGCTTGTCTGGTTCGGCCTCACGTGGTCATTGGAGCTCTACCAGCAGACGAACGCAAGGCTCTGGCGGCAAGGCCAGAAAAGCCGGACCGTCGTCATCCAGCACATCGTCACTGCGAGCACCATTGACGGGCAGATCCTCAACGCCTTGAAACACAAGGACAAGACGCAGTCAGCGCTTATCGCTGCGGTGAAGGCGGTGATGCGATGA
- a CDS encoding HNH endonuclease: MPMKPKRPCRYQGCPNLCEDGEQYCPEHKALMEKHYEKFTRGYSTGKRYGRSWQRIRTRYVHKHPLCEMCLKQGRYVAVEEVHHIVPLSEGGTNDESNLMSLCRSCHEKIHKERGDR; this comes from the coding sequence ATGCCAATGAAACCGAAACGGCCCTGCCGCTATCAGGGCTGCCCGAACCTGTGCGAGGACGGCGAACAGTACTGCCCGGAGCACAAGGCTCTGATGGAGAAGCACTACGAGAAGTTCACGCGCGGCTACTCGACCGGCAAACGATACGGACGCTCCTGGCAGCGCATCCGCACACGCTACGTCCACAAGCATCCTCTCTGCGAGATGTGCCTGAAGCAAGGACGTTACGTTGCGGTCGAGGAAGTCCACCACATTGTTCCCCTGTCGGAAGGCGGCACGAACGACGAGAGCAACCTCATGAGCCTGTGCAGGTCGTGTCACGAGAAGATACATAAAGAGCGCGGCGACCGGTAG
- a CDS encoding DUF3987 domain-containing protein — MFTIYTSDAYQQESNCTYPHLVQVTDEASFRKAVSHDHVCAKYRNNYRGNENFISSDCLPVDCDNDHSENPADWKTPRDIEVALPGVFFAVHYSRHNNRPKDGKSARPRFHIFFQIDPISNYEAYAALKQLLHDIFPYLDGNALDAARFLYGTRNPEVEFHPGGKTLTDFLFGDEFDRDMPGGYEKQATIPEGSRNNTMFHWAVRSMKRYGDSEESKNAYFTEAEKCQPPLSTEELNHIWRSAQKYYAKIASQPGYVNPQEYNNPNPGWDEPLPFSRYTMAPFPVDALPASIADYVRAVAESTQTSVDMAGSIAISVLSTCLQKKYRIQGKSDWMEPLNTYVIVIAPPSERKSSVLHLMLQPVNDYEVEYNKTNAAAVEAGRMQKRVLERRQKALEEKVAKGNADPEELERIAQEVADFEEVNPLQLYVDDITTEKLVSVIASNHGHASLISSEGGIFDTLSGIYTRNVNIDVMLKGYSGDTIRVDRIGRDSESIMDPALTILLMAQPNVVSAVLSNTTFRGRGLTARFLYSMPVSSVGSRRYRSEAVTDGIYRAYERLVVNLLDDEYPAKPQIITLSPEADSELESFANWLEPKLTTDYAEMADWAGKLVGNVLRMSGLLCRAGTYQSHDFLDTHGALTVSGKTMADAIRLGRYFLNHAQAAYSVLPEDAMYRNAGMILQRIKERKLTAFDRRAAMRMCRTFKTVDSIQPVLDFLEDYGYIAQKPQKYSGTGRPPLPKYAVNPWLKEHK; from the coding sequence ATGTTCACCATCTATACGTCCGACGCCTACCAGCAGGAATCCAACTGCACCTACCCGCACCTAGTCCAGGTCACCGACGAGGCGAGCTTCAGGAAAGCCGTCTCGCACGACCACGTGTGCGCCAAGTACAGGAACAACTACCGCGGCAACGAGAACTTCATCTCCTCGGACTGCCTGCCGGTCGACTGCGACAACGACCACTCAGAGAACCCGGCGGACTGGAAGACGCCAAGGGATATCGAGGTGGCGCTGCCCGGCGTGTTCTTCGCCGTCCACTACAGCCGCCACAACAACCGGCCCAAGGACGGCAAATCCGCAAGGCCGCGCTTCCACATCTTCTTCCAGATCGACCCGATCTCAAACTACGAAGCGTATGCCGCATTGAAGCAGCTCCTACACGACATATTCCCCTACTTGGACGGGAATGCGCTCGACGCGGCACGCTTCCTCTACGGGACAAGGAACCCGGAGGTCGAGTTCCATCCCGGAGGCAAGACGCTCACGGACTTCCTGTTCGGCGACGAGTTCGACAGGGACATGCCGGGCGGCTACGAGAAGCAGGCCACGATTCCGGAGGGCAGCCGGAACAACACGATGTTCCACTGGGCAGTACGCTCCATGAAACGCTATGGCGATTCAGAGGAATCCAAGAACGCGTATTTCACGGAAGCGGAGAAATGCCAGCCGCCGCTCTCCACGGAGGAGCTGAACCACATCTGGAGAAGCGCACAGAAATACTATGCGAAGATCGCAAGCCAGCCCGGCTACGTGAACCCGCAGGAATACAACAATCCGAATCCCGGCTGGGACGAGCCGCTGCCGTTCTCACGGTACACGATGGCACCCTTCCCGGTCGACGCCCTGCCAGCTTCAATAGCCGACTACGTTCGCGCCGTCGCGGAAAGCACGCAGACCAGCGTCGACATGGCGGGCTCGATCGCAATATCCGTTCTCTCAACCTGTCTTCAGAAGAAGTACCGGATACAGGGCAAGTCCGACTGGATGGAACCCTTGAACACGTATGTGATCGTGATTGCGCCGCCTTCGGAGAGGAAGTCCTCGGTGCTGCATCTGATGCTGCAGCCTGTCAACGACTACGAGGTCGAATACAACAAGACCAATGCCGCGGCGGTCGAGGCCGGGCGCATGCAGAAGCGCGTACTGGAACGCAGGCAGAAGGCCCTCGAGGAGAAGGTCGCCAAGGGCAACGCCGATCCGGAGGAGCTTGAGCGCATCGCGCAGGAGGTCGCCGACTTCGAGGAAGTGAATCCGCTGCAATTGTATGTGGATGATATTACGACCGAGAAGCTCGTCTCCGTCATCGCCAGCAACCACGGCCACGCCTCGCTGATCTCCAGTGAGGGCGGCATCTTCGACACGCTCTCCGGCATCTACACGCGGAACGTGAACATCGACGTCATGCTCAAGGGCTACTCGGGAGACACGATCCGCGTCGACCGTATTGGCAGGGACAGCGAAAGCATCATGGACCCGGCGCTCACCATCCTCCTGATGGCGCAGCCGAACGTCGTATCCGCTGTCCTCAGCAACACGACCTTCCGCGGACGAGGCCTCACCGCAAGGTTCCTCTACAGCATGCCGGTCTCGAGTGTGGGAAGCCGCAGGTACCGGAGCGAGGCCGTGACCGACGGCATCTACCGTGCCTACGAGCGTCTGGTCGTAAACCTGCTGGACGACGAGTACCCGGCGAAGCCGCAGATTATAACGCTCTCGCCGGAAGCGGACTCTGAGCTTGAGTCGTTTGCGAACTGGCTGGAGCCCAAGCTTACGACCGATTATGCAGAGATGGCCGACTGGGCAGGAAAGCTCGTCGGCAACGTGCTGCGCATGTCCGGCCTCCTCTGCCGGGCTGGCACCTACCAGAGCCACGACTTCCTTGACACCCACGGCGCGTTGACGGTCTCCGGCAAGACGATGGCGGACGCTATCCGGCTGGGCCGCTACTTCCTGAACCACGCGCAGGCCGCGTACTCCGTGCTGCCGGAGGATGCGATGTACCGGAATGCGGGCATGATCCTGCAGCGCATCAAGGAGCGGAAGCTCACCGCTTTCGACAGGCGTGCCGCGATGCGCATGTGCCGCACCTTCAAGACGGTCGACTCCATCCAGCCAGTGCTGGACTTCCTTGAGGACTACGGGTACATCGCGCAGAAGCCTCAGAAGTATTCCGGCACAGGCAGACCGCCGCTTCCCAAGTACGCCGTCAATCCGTGGCTGAAGGAGCACAAGTGA
- a CDS encoding VRR-NUC domain-containing protein yields the protein MRSEKQIEQKLASEVKRRGGIAPKFVSPGFDGMPDRIILLPGARIAFAELKAPGKKPRRLQYARHRLLRKLGFRVYVIDNPEQIGGVIDEIENSL from the coding sequence ATGAGAAGTGAAAAGCAGATCGAGCAGAAACTCGCCAGCGAGGTGAAGCGCCGCGGCGGCATCGCGCCGAAGTTCGTCTCACCCGGCTTCGACGGGATGCCGGACCGGATCATCCTGCTGCCCGGCGCACGCATCGCCTTCGCAGAGCTCAAGGCACCCGGAAAGAAGCCAAGAAGACTGCAATATGCACGGCACCGACTCCTGCGGAAACTCGGATTCCGCGTCTATGTCATCGACAATCCAGAACAGATCGGAGGTGTGATAGATGAAATTGAAAATAGTCTGTGA
- a CDS encoding sigma factor-like helix-turn-helix DNA-binding protein, with amino-acid sequence MTPKQYLNQAKHLDALIHSRLREIDYWREMSTSVSGMRYDGMPRNPNTPSDAHFVTCLHKIDEIQADVEKKVAQLITLRDEINARIDLLADPEEQLVLRYRYIDNCTWEEIASMLNVSLRTVHRIHGSALQNFTMPD; translated from the coding sequence ATGACTCCGAAGCAATATCTGAATCAGGCCAAGCACCTGGATGCGCTGATCCACTCGCGGCTCCGGGAGATCGACTACTGGAGGGAAATGTCCACCAGCGTCAGCGGCATGCGCTACGACGGCATGCCGAGGAACCCGAACACGCCAAGCGACGCGCACTTCGTCACCTGCCTCCACAAGATCGACGAGATACAGGCCGACGTGGAGAAGAAGGTGGCGCAGCTCATTACGCTGCGGGACGAGATCAACGCGCGTATCGACCTGCTGGCTGATCCCGAGGAGCAGCTGGTTCTCCGCTACCGGTACATCGACAACTGCACATGGGAGGAGATCGCCAGCATGCTGAACGTCAGCCTCCGCACCGTACACCGCATCCACGGATCGGCACTTCAGAACTTCACAATGCCGGATTAG
- a CDS encoding site-specific DNA-methyltransferase: protein MNTQRLEQVPIDNLVPYARNARTHSKEQIAQLRSSLREFGFVSPAVIDQDYNILVGHGRIAAAREEGYKTVPCVFAEDLTDAQKRAYILADNQLALNAGWDEEMLSVELADLQENAFDLSLLGFDDKELEKLLGSDTEAEEDDFDVDAELEKPCFSKPGDLWHIGKHTVVCGDSTDPETFAKLLGDKKVNLVCTDAPYFVNLENASGKIANDDLKGTQAYDFLMKCFSNFKNAMADDASIYEFYATMQARVFYDAFEDAGFKVGAGLIWKKPRAPLMRTDWKFNMEPIIFGWRKDGKHKWYGDQKQKAVFEFDGVKNSKEDGFGHPSSKPVPLIAYLIEQSTATNGLVLDGFLGSASTLIACDQIGRICYGVELEPKYVDVAVVRYLHSHNEDSSDVKLVRDGKEYTYEQALEMMEAVDE from the coding sequence ATGAACACACAAAGACTTGAACAGGTACCGATTGACAATCTGGTGCCATATGCCCGGAACGCCCGGACACATAGTAAAGAACAGATCGCGCAGCTCCGCTCCTCCCTCCGGGAGTTCGGATTCGTAAGCCCTGCGGTCATCGATCAGGATTACAACATCCTCGTCGGCCACGGACGGATTGCTGCTGCACGAGAGGAAGGGTACAAGACCGTCCCTTGCGTATTCGCCGAGGATCTGACCGACGCGCAGAAACGCGCCTACATACTCGCCGACAACCAGCTCGCGCTGAACGCCGGATGGGACGAGGAAATGCTGTCCGTCGAATTAGCTGACCTGCAAGAGAACGCGTTCGACCTCTCCCTGCTCGGTTTCGACGACAAGGAGCTGGAGAAGCTGCTCGGCAGCGATACAGAGGCTGAGGAGGACGATTTCGATGTTGATGCGGAACTGGAAAAGCCGTGCTTCTCAAAACCCGGCGACCTCTGGCATATCGGGAAGCATACGGTCGTCTGCGGAGACTCCACCGACCCGGAAACATTCGCGAAGCTGCTCGGCGACAAGAAGGTCAACCTCGTCTGCACCGACGCGCCGTACTTCGTCAACCTGGAGAATGCGTCCGGGAAGATTGCCAACGACGACCTCAAGGGAACGCAGGCTTATGACTTCCTGATGAAATGTTTCTCTAATTTCAAGAACGCTATGGCGGACGACGCTTCGATTTACGAGTTCTATGCGACCATGCAGGCGCGCGTGTTCTACGACGCCTTCGAGGACGCCGGATTCAAGGTCGGAGCCGGACTCATCTGGAAGAAGCCGCGCGCTCCGCTCATGCGCACCGACTGGAAGTTCAACATGGAGCCGATCATCTTCGGCTGGCGCAAGGACGGCAAGCACAAATGGTACGGCGACCAGAAGCAGAAAGCCGTATTCGAATTCGACGGCGTGAAGAACTCCAAAGAGGACGGCTTCGGACACCCTTCCAGCAAGCCCGTGCCGCTCATCGCCTACCTCATCGAACAGAGCACCGCGACAAACGGACTCGTGCTTGACGGGTTCCTCGGCTCCGCCTCAACGCTCATCGCCTGCGACCAGATCGGACGCATATGCTATGGCGTGGAGCTTGAACCCAAATATGTAGATGTAGCCGTCGTCCGTTACCTGCATTCACATAATGAAGATTCAAGCGATGTGAAGCTCGTCCGTGACGGGAAGGAATACACATACGAACAGGCGCTTGAAATGATGGAGGCTGTTGATGAGTAA